Proteins from a single region of Gambusia affinis linkage group LG12, SWU_Gaff_1.0, whole genome shotgun sequence:
- the LOC122841085 gene encoding ras-related protein Rab-36-like isoform X1 produces the protein MQRAVLRGDPKKQTFHLNHLGAIMQDHRNGMKLFPPPVSNHRIISEFPQCYTPEASFQLKTDWDIQTKAAFKDQAARLQPWDRQKMSKVVVVGDLNVGKTSLIKRFCKDVFESDYKATIGVDFEIERFQILGVPFSLQIWDTAGQEKFKCIASTYYRGAQVIVTVFNMADIQSLNHARQWLEEAMRENDPNSCFIFLVGTKTDLLPSDERERTEKDAVHIAAEIHAEFWTLSAKTGENVQAFFFRVAGLAFENCIVKDMEKGVPASIGCGNVIKSDRITLAEGTYPEKNIIGHTVTGTPLWSQACRWSTLASPWWPGLKAGTSARDSSKRKHGPSFPSPPVGGAKRVRCSVGWVMAKGGNFGGSGWMDGHKLKHGYKF, from the exons ATGCAGAGAGCAGTCCTCCGCGGGGATCCAAAGAAGCAAACATTTCACCTGAATCATTTGGG tgCCATCATGCAGGATCACAGGAATGGTATGAAGCTATTTCCACCACCAGTCAGCAACCACAGGATCATCTCAGAATTCCCTCAA TGCTACACTCCAGAGGCCTCCTTCCAGCTGAAGACAGACTGGGACATTCAGACTAAAGCAGCCTTTAAAGACCAAGCTGCCAGGCTGCAGCC ATGGGATCGCCAGAAAATGTCTAAAGTGGTAGTTGTTGGAGACCTCAATGTCGGAAAGACCAGCCTCATTAAAAG attttgtaaaGATGTCTTTGAAAGCGACTACAAGGCCACAATAGGAGTGGATTTTGAGATTGAGAGGTTTCAGATATTGGGAGTACCTTTCTCCCTTCAAAT CTGGGACACAGCAGGGCAGgaaaaattcaaatgcattGCATCTACATATTATAGAGGTGCTCAAG TGATTGTCACAGTGTTTAACATGGCAGATATTCAATCCTTGAATCATGCACg TCAGTGGTTGGAGGAAGCCATGAGAGAAAATGATCCAAATTCTTGTTTCATCTTCCTGGTTGGCACCAAGACTGACCTTCTG CCCTCAGATGAAagggagagaactgaaaaaGATGCTGTCCATATTGCAGCAGAGATACATGCAGAGTTCTGGACACTTTCAGCCAAAACAG GGGAAAACGTGCAGGCATTTTTCTTTAGGGTGGCTGGTTTGGCTTTTGAAAACTGTATAGTGAAGGACATGGAGAAAGGTGTTCCAGCTAGTATTGGCTGTGGGAATGTTATCA AATCGGATCGTATCACTCTCGCAGAGGGCACATATCCCGAG AAGAACATCATTGGACACACTGTCACCGGGACCCCACTTTGGAGCCAGGCCTGCAGGTGGAGCACACTGGCAAGCCCCTGGTGGCCGGGCCTTAAAGCAGGGACCTCAGCCAGGGACAGctcgaagaggaaacatgggcccTCCTTCCCATCACCACCTGTGGGAGGGGCCAAAAGGGTCAGATGCAGTGTGGGATGGGTGATGGCCAAGGGTGGGAATTTTGGTggaagtggatggatggatggacataaattaaaacatgggTACAAATTCTAA
- the LOC122841085 gene encoding ras-related protein Rab-36-like isoform X2 — translation MQRAVLRGDPKKQTFHLNHLGAIMQDHRNGMKLFPPPVSNHRIISEFPQCYTPEASFQLKTDWDIQTKAAFKDQAARLQPWDRQKMSKVVVVGDLNVGKTSLIKRFCKDVFESDYKATIGVDFEIERFQILGVPFSLQIWDTAGQEKFKCIASTYYRGAQVIVTVFNMADIQSLNHARQWLEEAMRENDPNSCFIFLVGTKTDLLPSDERERTEKDAVHIAAEIHAEFWTLSAKTGENVQAFFFRVAGLAFENCIVKDMEKGVPASIGCGNVIKSDRITLAEGTYPENIIGHTVTGTPLWSQACRWSTLASPWWPGLKAGTSARDSSKRKHGPSFPSPPVGGAKRVRCSVGWVMAKGGNFGGSGWMDGHKLKHGYKF, via the exons ATGCAGAGAGCAGTCCTCCGCGGGGATCCAAAGAAGCAAACATTTCACCTGAATCATTTGGG tgCCATCATGCAGGATCACAGGAATGGTATGAAGCTATTTCCACCACCAGTCAGCAACCACAGGATCATCTCAGAATTCCCTCAA TGCTACACTCCAGAGGCCTCCTTCCAGCTGAAGACAGACTGGGACATTCAGACTAAAGCAGCCTTTAAAGACCAAGCTGCCAGGCTGCAGCC ATGGGATCGCCAGAAAATGTCTAAAGTGGTAGTTGTTGGAGACCTCAATGTCGGAAAGACCAGCCTCATTAAAAG attttgtaaaGATGTCTTTGAAAGCGACTACAAGGCCACAATAGGAGTGGATTTTGAGATTGAGAGGTTTCAGATATTGGGAGTACCTTTCTCCCTTCAAAT CTGGGACACAGCAGGGCAGgaaaaattcaaatgcattGCATCTACATATTATAGAGGTGCTCAAG TGATTGTCACAGTGTTTAACATGGCAGATATTCAATCCTTGAATCATGCACg TCAGTGGTTGGAGGAAGCCATGAGAGAAAATGATCCAAATTCTTGTTTCATCTTCCTGGTTGGCACCAAGACTGACCTTCTG CCCTCAGATGAAagggagagaactgaaaaaGATGCTGTCCATATTGCAGCAGAGATACATGCAGAGTTCTGGACACTTTCAGCCAAAACAG GGGAAAACGTGCAGGCATTTTTCTTTAGGGTGGCTGGTTTGGCTTTTGAAAACTGTATAGTGAAGGACATGGAGAAAGGTGTTCCAGCTAGTATTGGCTGTGGGAATGTTATCA AATCGGATCGTATCACTCTCGCAGAGGGCACATATCCCGAG AACATCATTGGACACACTGTCACCGGGACCCCACTTTGGAGCCAGGCCTGCAGGTGGAGCACACTGGCAAGCCCCTGGTGGCCGGGCCTTAAAGCAGGGACCTCAGCCAGGGACAGctcgaagaggaaacatgggcccTCCTTCCCATCACCACCTGTGGGAGGGGCCAAAAGGGTCAGATGCAGTGTGGGATGGGTGATGGCCAAGGGTGGGAATTTTGGTggaagtggatggatggatggacataaattaaaacatgggTACAAATTCTAA
- the LOC122841085 gene encoding ras-related protein Rab-36-like isoform X3, with amino-acid sequence MQDHRNGMKLFPPPVSNHRIISEFPQCYTPEASFQLKTDWDIQTKAAFKDQAARLQPWDRQKMSKVVVVGDLNVGKTSLIKRFCKDVFESDYKATIGVDFEIERFQILGVPFSLQIWDTAGQEKFKCIASTYYRGAQVIVTVFNMADIQSLNHARQWLEEAMRENDPNSCFIFLVGTKTDLLPSDERERTEKDAVHIAAEIHAEFWTLSAKTGENVQAFFFRVAGLAFENCIVKDMEKGVPASIGCGNVIKSDRITLAEGTYPEKNIIGHTVTGTPLWSQACRWSTLASPWWPGLKAGTSARDSSKRKHGPSFPSPPVGGAKRVRCSVGWVMAKGGNFGGSGWMDGHKLKHGYKF; translated from the exons ATGCAGGATCACAGGAATGGTATGAAGCTATTTCCACCACCAGTCAGCAACCACAGGATCATCTCAGAATTCCCTCAA TGCTACACTCCAGAGGCCTCCTTCCAGCTGAAGACAGACTGGGACATTCAGACTAAAGCAGCCTTTAAAGACCAAGCTGCCAGGCTGCAGCC ATGGGATCGCCAGAAAATGTCTAAAGTGGTAGTTGTTGGAGACCTCAATGTCGGAAAGACCAGCCTCATTAAAAG attttgtaaaGATGTCTTTGAAAGCGACTACAAGGCCACAATAGGAGTGGATTTTGAGATTGAGAGGTTTCAGATATTGGGAGTACCTTTCTCCCTTCAAAT CTGGGACACAGCAGGGCAGgaaaaattcaaatgcattGCATCTACATATTATAGAGGTGCTCAAG TGATTGTCACAGTGTTTAACATGGCAGATATTCAATCCTTGAATCATGCACg TCAGTGGTTGGAGGAAGCCATGAGAGAAAATGATCCAAATTCTTGTTTCATCTTCCTGGTTGGCACCAAGACTGACCTTCTG CCCTCAGATGAAagggagagaactgaaaaaGATGCTGTCCATATTGCAGCAGAGATACATGCAGAGTTCTGGACACTTTCAGCCAAAACAG GGGAAAACGTGCAGGCATTTTTCTTTAGGGTGGCTGGTTTGGCTTTTGAAAACTGTATAGTGAAGGACATGGAGAAAGGTGTTCCAGCTAGTATTGGCTGTGGGAATGTTATCA AATCGGATCGTATCACTCTCGCAGAGGGCACATATCCCGAG AAGAACATCATTGGACACACTGTCACCGGGACCCCACTTTGGAGCCAGGCCTGCAGGTGGAGCACACTGGCAAGCCCCTGGTGGCCGGGCCTTAAAGCAGGGACCTCAGCCAGGGACAGctcgaagaggaaacatgggcccTCCTTCCCATCACCACCTGTGGGAGGGGCCAAAAGGGTCAGATGCAGTGTGGGATGGGTGATGGCCAAGGGTGGGAATTTTGGTggaagtggatggatggatggacataaattaaaacatgggTACAAATTCTAA
- the LOC122841085 gene encoding ras-related protein Rab-36-like isoform X4, which yields MSKVVVVGDLNVGKTSLIKRFCKDVFESDYKATIGVDFEIERFQILGVPFSLQIWDTAGQEKFKCIASTYYRGAQVIVTVFNMADIQSLNHARQWLEEAMRENDPNSCFIFLVGTKTDLLPSDERERTEKDAVHIAAEIHAEFWTLSAKTGENVQAFFFRVAGLAFENCIVKDMEKGVPASIGCGNVIKSDRITLAEGTYPEKNIIGHTVTGTPLWSQACRWSTLASPWWPGLKAGTSARDSSKRKHGPSFPSPPVGGAKRVRCSVGWVMAKGGNFGGSGWMDGHKLKHGYKF from the exons ATGTCTAAAGTGGTAGTTGTTGGAGACCTCAATGTCGGAAAGACCAGCCTCATTAAAAG attttgtaaaGATGTCTTTGAAAGCGACTACAAGGCCACAATAGGAGTGGATTTTGAGATTGAGAGGTTTCAGATATTGGGAGTACCTTTCTCCCTTCAAAT CTGGGACACAGCAGGGCAGgaaaaattcaaatgcattGCATCTACATATTATAGAGGTGCTCAAG TGATTGTCACAGTGTTTAACATGGCAGATATTCAATCCTTGAATCATGCACg TCAGTGGTTGGAGGAAGCCATGAGAGAAAATGATCCAAATTCTTGTTTCATCTTCCTGGTTGGCACCAAGACTGACCTTCTG CCCTCAGATGAAagggagagaactgaaaaaGATGCTGTCCATATTGCAGCAGAGATACATGCAGAGTTCTGGACACTTTCAGCCAAAACAG GGGAAAACGTGCAGGCATTTTTCTTTAGGGTGGCTGGTTTGGCTTTTGAAAACTGTATAGTGAAGGACATGGAGAAAGGTGTTCCAGCTAGTATTGGCTGTGGGAATGTTATCA AATCGGATCGTATCACTCTCGCAGAGGGCACATATCCCGAG AAGAACATCATTGGACACACTGTCACCGGGACCCCACTTTGGAGCCAGGCCTGCAGGTGGAGCACACTGGCAAGCCCCTGGTGGCCGGGCCTTAAAGCAGGGACCTCAGCCAGGGACAGctcgaagaggaaacatgggcccTCCTTCCCATCACCACCTGTGGGAGGGGCCAAAAGGGTCAGATGCAGTGTGGGATGGGTGATGGCCAAGGGTGGGAATTTTGGTggaagtggatggatggatggacataaattaaaacatgggTACAAATTCTAA